The genomic segment TCGCCTCATGCCGAGGCGCTTCGAGGAGTCCTTATGACAGCGAACGAGTGGTCCCTGCCCGCGGTGCTCGACGTCGTCACCGACGTCGCGCCGGAGCGCGAGATGCTGGTCTGGACGACCGTGCGCCGCAGCTACGCGCAGGTACAGGACCGCACCCGGCGCCTCGCCGCCTTCCTCGTGAGCCGTGGGCTCGGTGTCCGCCATGAGCGGGCGGAGCTGGAGCGCTGGGAGTGCGGGCAGAGCCCGGTGGCGATCCTGCTGTCGAACTGCCCCGAATACATCGAGGCAATGATCGGCGCCTTCCGCGCCCGCGCGGTGCCGTTCAACGTCAACCACCACTACGCACCACGTGAGATCGGCGCGCTGCTCGACCAGGTCGGCGCCGAGGCCATCGTCTACCACCGGCGCCTGGGCCCGGCGATCGCCGCCGCCGGCGCCGCGGGGTGCCTGCTGCTGGAGGTCGACGACGGCTCCGGCGTCGAGCCGCTGCCCGGCAGCATCGCGTTCGAGGAGGCGATCGCCACCGCCGGGGACGTCGAGAACCTGCCCGAGCCGTCCCCGGACGATCTGTACCTCGTCTGCACCGGCGGCACGACCGGGACCCCGAAGGGCGTCCTGTGGCGGCAGGCCGACGTCTACGTCTCCGCGGCCGGCGGCGTCGACGGGGCCACCCGCGAGCTGATCGCCTCGATCGCGGGCAACGGCGCCGGCGCCTGGTTCGCGGCACCACCGCTGATGCACGGCGCCGCCCAGTGGACCGCGTTCGCCGGGCTGGACAACGGGGCCACGGTGATCCTGCACGACGACGCGAAGCCCTTCGACGCGCCGGGAATCCTCGAGACCATCGAACGCGAACGCGTGACGCTGATGTCCATCGTCGGCGACGCCTACGCCCGGCCCCTGCTCGAACAGCTCCAGGCCCGTCCCTACGACCTGTCCTCGCTGGTCCGCCTCGGAACCGGCGGTGCGGTCACGAGCGCGAGTGTCAAACACGGCCTGCTCGAGCTGCTGCCCGGTCTCACGGTCGTCGACGGCTACGGCGCCTCCGAGACGGGCGGCATGGCCTTCGGCGCCTCCCGGAAGGGCGCCGAGACCCGCGAGTTCGAGCCCTCACCGGGTGCCGCGGTGCTGTCCGCCGACCGCTCCCGCTTCCTCGCTCCCGGCGAGGACGAGATCGGCTGGGTGGCGCGGGTCGGACGCACCCCGCTCGGCTACCTCAACGACCGGGCGAAGACGGAGGAGACCTTCCCGATCATCGACGGCCAGCGGGCCGCCGTTCCGGGCGACCGGGCCCGCCTCACCACCGAAGGCAGGATCGAGCTTTTCGGCCGGGACGCGATGGTCGTCAACACCGGCGGGGAGAAGGTCTTCGTCGAGGAGGTCGAGGAGGTGCTGCGCCAGCACCCCGACGTCCTCGACGCGCTCGTGGTCGGCCGGCCGAGCGAGCGCTTCGGGCAGGAGGTCGTCGCGCTCGTCCAGGCGCGCCCGGGTACGTCGCCGGCTCCCGGGGAGCTCCGGGAGTTCGTCGCGCTTTCCCTCGCCCGGTTCAAGGCACCGCGCGCCGTCCTGATCTGCGACCGGCTCGGCCGCCACCCGACCGGCAAGGCCGACTACACCTGGGCACGCAAGGCGGCGGTGGACGCCGTGCCCGCCACCACCGTCAGGACGTAGGGCCGCCCCGTCCCGGGCCCGACGAGGCGCCGGGACGGTCGGCTCCGCACCGTCCGACAGCCAGATTCCCCCACGTCGGCAGACGCAATCACCAAAGGACTCCGATGACGAGCTACAAGCCGATCGACGCGGACAATCACTACTACGAGACGCTCGACGCGTTCACCCGTCACCTGGATCCGAAATTCAGGCACCGCGGCGTCCAGGTCGTGCAGGCCGGCAAGCGCGTGCAGCTGATCATGGGCGGGCGGGTGAACCGGTTCATCCCCAACCCGACCTTCGACCCGATCATCGTCCCCGGCTGCCTGGACCCGCTGTTCCGCGGCCAGATCCCCGACGGCGTCGACCCGCGCTCGCTCATGAAGGTCGAGCCCCTCGCCGACGAGTACCGCGACAAGGACAAGCGCGCAGACCTCGTCGAAGCGCAGGGCCTCGACTCGATCCTGCTGTTCCCCACCCTGGGCTGCGGCGTCGAACAGGCCCTCAAGGACGACATCGACGCAACCATGGCCAGCCTCCACGCCTTCAACCGCTGGCTGGAGGAGGACTGGGGCTTCAACTACCGCGGCCGCCTCATCAGCGCACCGATGATCTCCCTCGCCGACCCCGCGGCCGCCGTCACCGAGATCGACAGCCTGATCGAGCGCGGCGCACGGATCGTCCACGTCCGCCCCGCCCCCGTTCCCGCCGAGAACGGCACCTCACGCTCCCTCGGCGACAAGCGCTACGACCCGGTCTGGGCCCGCCTCGCCGAAGCCTCGATCCCGGTCGCCTTCCATCTCGGCGACAGCGGCTACGAAGCCTCCACCACCGTCTGGGGCGGCTCCGAACGTTTCGAGGGTTTCGGCCAGGTCAGCGTCCTGACCCGCGTCCTCGTCTCCGACCGCGCGATCCACGACACCATCGCCTCCCTCGTCATCGACGGCGTCTTCACCCGCCACCCCACCCTGCGGGTCGCGAGCATCGAGAACGGCTCCGACTGGGTCGCCCTCCTCGTCAAGCGCCTCCGCAAGCAGGCCAACCAGACCCCCTGGACCTTCACCGCCGACCCCCTCGACACCATCCGCGAACACGTCTGGGTCACCCCCTACTACGAGGAGGACCTCCGCAAGCTCGCCGACCTCATCGGCGTCGAACGCATCCTGTTCGGCTCCGACTGGCCCCACGGCGAAGGGCTCGCCGAGCCCACCGACTTCTACAAGGAACTCGACGGCTTCACCGACGACGA from the Parafrankia irregularis genome contains:
- a CDS encoding AMP-binding protein, with the protein product MTANEWSLPAVLDVVTDVAPEREMLVWTTVRRSYAQVQDRTRRLAAFLVSRGLGVRHERAELERWECGQSPVAILLSNCPEYIEAMIGAFRARAVPFNVNHHYAPREIGALLDQVGAEAIVYHRRLGPAIAAAGAAGCLLLEVDDGSGVEPLPGSIAFEEAIATAGDVENLPEPSPDDLYLVCTGGTTGTPKGVLWRQADVYVSAAGGVDGATRELIASIAGNGAGAWFAAPPLMHGAAQWTAFAGLDNGATVILHDDAKPFDAPGILETIERERVTLMSIVGDAYARPLLEQLQARPYDLSSLVRLGTGGAVTSASVKHGLLELLPGLTVVDGYGASETGGMAFGASRKGAETREFEPSPGAAVLSADRSRFLAPGEDEIGWVARVGRTPLGYLNDRAKTEETFPIIDGQRAAVPGDRARLTTEGRIELFGRDAMVVNTGGEKVFVEEVEEVLRQHPDVLDALVVGRPSERFGQEVVALVQARPGTSPAPGELREFVALSLARFKAPRAVLICDRLGRHPTGKADYTWARKAAVDAVPATTVRT
- a CDS encoding amidohydrolase family protein is translated as MTSYKPIDADNHYYETLDAFTRHLDPKFRHRGVQVVQAGKRVQLIMGGRVNRFIPNPTFDPIIVPGCLDPLFRGQIPDGVDPRSLMKVEPLADEYRDKDKRADLVEAQGLDSILLFPTLGCGVEQALKDDIDATMASLHAFNRWLEEDWGFNYRGRLISAPMISLADPAAAVTEIDSLIERGARIVHVRPAPVPAENGTSRSLGDKRYDPVWARLAEASIPVAFHLGDSGYEASTTVWGGSERFEGFGQVSVLTRVLVSDRAIHDTIASLVIDGVFTRHPTLRVASIENGSDWVALLVKRLRKQANQTPWTFTADPLDTIREHVWVTPYYEEDLRKLADLIGVERILFGSDWPHGEGLAEPTDFYKELDGFTDDETRKIMRDNCLDLLGTAGS